The sequence AGTCAGACAAAATTCATGGGATTCTTAACTCATTGACCCACCTCATGTCTCCTCTGCTCCCTCTTCACCAGTGTTTTCACAATAACAcacattttaattatttcaatgtACAATAATGTAACAATTATATGTAATGTATAGTGTgccagccaaaaaaaaaaaagtagatttgACTGGTGAGCATTAAGACAATGATACTCTTTTAATTAACTTCAAagttaaaacacacacaaaagacttaacctaaaacaaaatctaatcaTTAAAAGCCTTTGATATCGATAAAGATATAGACAACTCACTCACCCATATAAGATCATTGCAATtaacaagaacacaaaaaaatatatgtttataacatTCGATCGGGATCTCTTGCTATATAGTGAAGTGTATAACATATGAATAAGATTAATGAAAATGCGAATAAAGATTAAAGATTAGAgaaaaaattatctaattagacaaaaaaaaaaagagacaaatgaATCAAAGTTCAAGAAACTGGAAAAAATAATGTCGGAATGTACAAATGTTTGGTCTTTTAGTCGTTGACCAGTTTAGCATGCACGGGAGCAGGAGTGTTGACGACGGAGCTCGGCAGAGTTAACGGCGGAGATGCCGATACTGGTGCTGGAGGCGGTGGTGGGATTGCTGTTTCCGTTGTAGGCGGAGGAGGAGCGGTGGTGGTTGTATCAGAATCAGGCGGAGGAGGTGAGAATTGCGGCGGAGGATTCGGATTAGGTGTGGACGGAGGAGGTGGATTCGGGTTTGTTACGATCGGTGCAGGCGGATTTGGGGAGATTGGAGTAGATGGGTTTGGTGTTGATGATGAATCTGGTGGAGTGGGAGGTGAAGATCCGAGAACAGGCGtggtcgggttcgggtttggGTTTGGGAATGGAGTTATAAAAGGGGAGGAaggggaagaggaagaagaagaaggaggatcGGATGAGCAATAGTCACCGGAGCAATGGTGAGAGTGACGTCGGAGAACACCGAAGACTACGACGAGGCCAATGACGACGGCGACGGTAACgatgaaaatgaaaatcttGGTGGCTTTACCGACATAGCAGAgcattgtatttttttggatgtttttgggtttttatcttttattttattttggtgtgaactgaattttttttagataacaAGATGAGATGGGAGATTTGGATCTCTTCTCTTTCGTCTTCTTTAGTTTGTTTACacagtgatttttttttatttgggtgttttaaagataattactttttatttttttttaacttcggGGGTATAATGAGAGAGACATGAGGATGGTGTTGGTAATGAAAAGCTAGGACGGGCCACCTGAAAGCCAACATTGGCACGTAATTATTACTCCCTGTGTTTGAGTTTGGGAATATacgattaattttgttttttgataattattttattttatttatgaccatatcatcatttttttttttgatattttttcactttcccagttttccacttttttatttttttatcaagtgaaaaattaacaaaaacaaaaaaagtaaaaacaggCAAACATTTCAACCCATATATGTGAACATTTCATATTCctattttcttactttcttctcaaatctcaagtgaaaaattaacaaaaaaataaataaataaaggcaTGCAAACATTTGGACCTATGTACGTGAACCTTTCGTATTCTTCATTTATCACAAATTTTTAACTCCTAAACATCCAAATTGGAgtaactaaaattttcaaacttggAGCCACAATTatttaactcaaaaacaaaaaaattaggatGGAGCCAAAgttacataactaaaaaaactgaaaaaaataaaatggagccaaaaccaaaataacTAAGAGAGACCAAGATTaataagaagaggaaaaaaagaaatagtaaCTAATTCTTTTACtgatgacaaaaataaatagtgACGTTTAGTGGGATAGTATTGGtcgtttcattttctttatccAAAAGTACACTTCACTCTACAATATcagtaattattaaaacaaaagtttattaaaaatattcaaaaaatcaattttcaagGAACAAATATTATTCTCTCAAACATCTAACTATGTGAGATAGAGGGAGTAtaacatttgttttgttgtatcttAGTCAATGTTTTCACGATCGGACCAGAATGGCCGGTCCGACCGGTTGACCCGCGACCCGGACAGTTCTCCTGTTTGGGTCCACTACTAATAACCGGAAAACTTAAAACCGgtaaaacccagaaaaaaccGCTATAGACCCGGTGATTCGGACCGGACTGGCCGGGTTACGAttcaaaaaacttattttcgattttgaatctttgattTATAAGACCAAATATAGGGTTTCACGTTTCAGTTTTTGAGAACCTCTCGTCGCTTGCTTCATCTTCTCTCGCAGTCCTCATCTCTCGTAGTTATTAGCGAACAGTTGGTattcaatttctcttttattttgaattttttatgtttctgaTCTCCATCAATACTTGATTTTGGACATTAACATAATACATTTTTCATGATCGTGGCTCTGTTTTTTAATTGTGGCTCTGTTTTTTAATCGTGGCTCTGTTTTTAAACTATCATAGTTAATCATCAATTATCATCGTGTTTGCATATATAGCAATCGATTATGTCGTATActtgtattataaataattgATCCTCATGTGTTGTGCATCTTTTAAGAATCTGTTATAGTATTATGTttgaactctgtttttttttcttcttttgtattttaaaagtaaTGGAAACTGAAGAAGACTATGAAGAAATAGCAGCTGCAAACCGTTCAGTCCGAGGAAAAAGTGATATAGCTTGGTCCTATGTGATTCAATCAAATGATTCAAGAGGGAAAACAGTTTTGGAATGCTCATTttgtcaccaaaaaaaattaggaggTGGAATTAATAGGATGAGACAACATCTTGCTGGTGTGAAAGGAAATACAGATGCGTGTTCGCAGATTCCAGGAGATGTGTGATTTAAGATATTGAACACATTAGAAGAAAttgagaacaagaagaagaaaaagcttgtTTTAGATGATATGAACGATGATCCAGAAATTCAAGATGTTGATGGAGATGATATCGAAGGTGATGTTCGCCCAAgtcaaaagaggaagaaaaaaggtATTGATCTACATGAATACTTTAAAAGAGGTGTGCATGATCCAGCCCAACCTACTATAAAAGCTTGTATGCAAAGTAAAGAGATAATACATGATGTGGACATGTCTGTTGCATTGTGGTTTTATGACGCTTGTATTCCAATGAATGCCGTGAATTCTCCACTTTTCCAGCCTATGATGAATAAGGTAGCAAGTATGGGTCATGGATATGTGGGGCCTTCATACCATGCTCTACGTGTTGGATTGTTGCGTGATGCTAAGGTGCAGGTTTCTTTGATCATTGATAAGTTTAGGAGTACATGGGCTACTACTGGATGTACTCTTATGGCAGATGGATGGAAGGACACAAGAACAAAGACCGCTAGTTAATTTCTTAGTTTATTGTCCTAAAGGAATCACATTTCTCAATTCAGTTGATGCTTCAGATATCTATGCAAGTGCTGAGAATTTATGCAACTTGTTTGTTGAAGTTGTGGGTATGGTTGGATCAGAAAATGTAGTTCATTTTGTAACTGATAGTGCACCCAACTACAAAGCTGCTGGAAAGCTTCTCGCTGAAAAGTTTCCCACCATTGCTTGGTCTCCATGTGCAGCTCATTGTATCAATCTGATTTTGGAAGATGTGACAAAACTACCTTCTGTTCACAATTTAGCACATCGGATGTCTAAGGTAACCATTTTTGTTTACAACCATTAGTCGACTTTAAATTGGGTCAGAAAAAGACCTGGTTGGAGAGAGATCATTCGACCTGGAGAAACACGTTTTGCTACAACTTTCATTGCTCTACAAAGTCTCTATCAACATAAAGAAGATCTACAAGCTTTGGTTACAAGTACAGATGCTGAACTCAAGCAGCTTTTCAAGACGTCTAAAGCAAAGGAAGCTAAATTGATTATCCTAGATGAGCGAATGTGGAATGAATGCTTGATAATCGTCAAGATTATGACTCCTATCATTCGATTGTTACGCCTTTGTGATGCTGATGAGAAGCCTTCTTTGCCATATGTGTATGAAGGGATGTATCGAGCAAGATTAGGAATTAAAACGAtgttcagaaaaagaaaatctctCTACCAGCCTTATACAAACATCATTGATAGAAGATGGGATCGTATGTTGCGCCATGATCTTCATGCTGCAGCGTACTATTTGAACCCAGCTTTCATGTATGGTCAAACTTCAGTTTGTGAGAAGCCTGAAGTTTTGAGTGGGTTGATGAGCTTAATTGGAAAGCAAACagaaaagagcaaaacaaagctTGTTCAAGAGCTTAGGTCTTACAGAGAACGTGAAGGCAGCTTTTCTCCTGATATGGCTCTTACTTGCAGCAAAACATCTCAGCCAGGTAAGTTATAAAACATGGATTTGActtgcattttattttatatatataaagtagtgtgatataatttaattgatattttagaTGAATGGTGGAGATATTTTGGTTATGATGCTCCTAATTTGCAAAAGTTAGCAATAAGAATTCTTAGTCAAACTGCTTCTTCATCTGGATGTGAGCGTAATTGGAGTGTGTTTGAGCGGATTCATACCAAGAAGAGGAATAGATTAGAGCATCAACGACTTAATGATCTCGTCTTTGTTCACTACAATTTACGTTTGCAACAAAGGTGAGTATCATACTATCATTAAATAATATGATCTCGtgagtgtttgtttgttctcAACGTAATGATctcgtttttgttttacatgtacaggtcaaaaagaaaaagattatatGATCCTGTTGACTATGAATCTATTGATAAAACAGAGTTTTGGatcgttgaagaagaagaagcaggtgAACTTGAATATGATGAATTAGAGAATGCTCTTGCTGAGGAATATCCCAAAGACCAGGAAGACACAAACCCTGAAAAGTCTAATGGTAtctttgaaaatgaaaattgtCCATTTCacttttagaattttcttttagttgcttacaatatttgattaaactATGTGATTTCTAGATGTTTCAGATTTTGATGAAGACTTCACTATGCCACCTGAAGAACATGAAGGCAATGGTGATAGAGACAACGAAGATTGGTTGTTGTGATGGAGATGAtgttctttaatatattttagtgatGAACTGATGATCTTTTacttagtgtttttttttctattcaaaaGGTTCATTCactttattagtttatttttgtttttagattcaTAATTTGTTAACTAtggtatgattatttttattttagtattttataaaactatataatttctAGAAATATAGTACATAAATCATAATCAATTGATCCGCGGTCAAACCCGGTTGACATGATGACCCGGTGACCCAGAAAGTAGTCCGGTTCGCCTTCCGGTCTGGTCGTGAAAACATTGATCTTAGTAGTTTTTTTGCCATTAGCAATATTTTCTTTGTATGGATCATGGATGCTATATAGCAAACTAGAAAAGTAGTAGTATATGATTAGTTTCATAAATGCTAGGATCCTTctaaagaaaactacaaaaaataatagtaatgtaataGTTAATCTCTTACCAAGACAACTGAagtctttataaatatatatatatatatatatatatatataatgtatcatattttcattaaattttaattgtttgagtCCATAACACGTATAGTTTGTTAGAATTCATATAAGATAAACAGTTTAGCtgttttaaaatgtatttttctttacttaAAACGGTTTAATTTAGTAGTGCTGCATTATTTTTTCTTCCCATTGTTAATCTATTGcgaaaattaactttttttgttggacttggagtattttgttttttttagtaaagagggccaaaaaaaattagtggtcACAGACCAATATTGTTACAACTAGTTTTTCTCAAGGCCAGCCCTGCATAATTGTGcaacaaccatttttttttccaacaaacaTTCCGTTAATTTAAGTTATAAGGTTAATAGTATTCCTCTCTAAAAGGAGTATAATAACTAAATAGGAGGAAAggaaaacatgatatatattgttaaaaaaaagtgCACAGAAAACAAACCAAGACCAAATCACTACTGAACGCAAAACGACAATTTATCACggatttttaaaaacctaatcgGATGTGCAACAACTTTATGATCACTTGATCAGTAGTAGTATCCTTGAAGCTAAATCGAttgagtaaaataaaataaaaaaataatccattaattttcttttgttgcaacTAATGTCACACGGAGACATGTTAATCTTGTCTTTTGACCATGCATGtccttgaaagttgaaacagagACACTCTAGCTCTTTTAAATGCTGCATCTTGAAATTGTGATGGTAGGCATTAGACCTTTTTAATTTATCGTGCTAGCAAATAAGCATGCATGCATTTGGATCAAAGGTAGGAAAAATGAATATCTCAGTCTCTAATTAATAGAATCTCTAGAGATCATAGATAATTAAGAAGCGTATGAAGCAGATCACTACTGAAGTTTTAAAAGTAAAGCTTAAATCATGGAAGAAGAGTACTCTGCTTCAGAAACAACTTCAAACTCGATCTCTACATTTAAAGTGTCCATGTCCAAGTATGCCTTTGGAAGTTCAGCTAGAGACACAAATTTCCGGAATCCCCAACCCAAATTCGAGCTGTTGTGCCAAGCCGCAGCTGCAACCAAGATATATGCAAGCATGGTTATATAGCTCAGTATATGTATAGAAAAAGTCCCAGCTCGTCATTTAACAAAACGTTAGGAAATTAGAATCTATACTACGtattataaaatgtttgttaTGACACTTACTTTTGTTTGTAACGTGATTAGATCCACGTGGGTCTAAAATCCGCAATTGAGCTTGCACAAAAATCTTTTCACTTTCCCTTAGTTTTCACACTGAGCGAGATGCAGATTAAGGGATAACCATTTGCCTTCTGCACTTGCGACGTCCCCTTTGGGATACAACTTCAGAACCCCATATAGATATCAATAACTTGCACATGTCAACACACACATATTCATTAGtccgaaaacaaaacaaaaaaacaaaatcttgtgTCAGATGATGTACTCACCATTTCCTTCCATCGAAAAATTGCATGATTCCTTACAATTTTCATTCAGCTTAGAGAAATTCTGGACCGAAACTTGGGTTGAAATAGTTCTTCATGTAAAGAGTGGATTTCCCAATTAGTAGGGGGTGTAGAAACAATGACATCAACACCAAACTCGCATTGATCGCCTCCAAAAATATATCCGTTGTTAGGCTCATTGAATGTATCAAGCGGAAGCACTTGAGCCAATCCCCATACTGTTCTGATTGTATTGAATAGCTTCGACTCTAcatctacatatatatgtagACATTATTGAGTTATGTATATAGGAAAAAAGCAGACATAAGTGTATAGCAAGACATGTAGAGACACGTACATTGAATGGTATAGTActtgttttctgttttgttaaaGACGAAAAACCGTAGATCTGCAAACACCTCATAAGGGGGTGTAGTCAAAAGGCTTGTGCTATCTATTTCAACATACATTGAAATAAATCCACTTCCATCGTCTTTGTTGTTCCCTTTGGGGTATAGGATCATTC comes from Camelina sativa cultivar DH55 chromosome 19, Cs, whole genome shotgun sequence and encodes:
- the LOC104766102 gene encoding proline-rich receptor-like protein kinase PERK8 is translated as MLCYVGKATKIFIFIVTVAVVIGLVVVFGVLRRHSHHCSGDYCSSDPPSSSSSSPSSPFITPFPNPNPNPTTPVLGSSPPTPPDSSSTPNPSTPISPNPPAPIVTNPNPPPPSTPNPNPPPQFSPPPPDSDTTTTAPPPPTTETAIPPPPPAPVSASPPLTLPSSVVNTPAPVHAKLVND
- the LOC104767734 gene encoding uncharacterized protein LOC104767734, which encodes MNDDPEIQDVDGDDIEGDVRPSQKRKKKGIDLHEYFKRGVHDPAQPTIKACMQSKEIIHDVDMSVALWFYDACIPMNAVNSPLFQPMMNKVASMGHGYVGPSYHALRVGLLRDAKVQMDGRTQEQRPLVNFLVYCPKGITFLNSVDASDIYASAENLCNLFVEVVGMVGSENVVHFVTDSAPNYKAAGKLLAEKFPTIAWSPCAAHCINLILEDSTLNWVRKRPGWREIIRPGETRFATTFIALQSLYQHKEDLQALVTSTDAELKQLFKTSKAKEAKLIILDERMWNECLIIVKIMTPIIRLLRLCDADEKPSLPYVYEGMYRARLGIKTMFRKRKSLYQPYTNIIDRRWDRMLRHDLHAAAYYLNPAFMYGQTSVCEKPEVLSGLMSLIGKQTEKSKTKLVQELRSYREREGSFSPDMALTCSKTSQPDEWWRYFGYDAPNLQKLAIRILSQTASSSGCERNWSVFERIHTKKRNRLEHQRLNDLVFVHYNLRLQQRSKRKRLYDPVDYESIDKTEFWIVEEEEAGELEYDELENALAEEYPKDQEDTNPEKSNDFDEDFTMPPEEHEGNGDRDNEDWLL
- the LOC104766103 gene encoding LOW QUALITY PROTEIN: uncharacterized protein LOC104766103 (The sequence of the model RefSeq protein was modified relative to this genomic sequence to represent the inferred CDS: inserted 2 bases in 2 codons), whose translation is MCSCVSSTTVQSWRQRTPSSFSLKIQKFSHVEKSTLFSDGKYESRLFSSGGYNWRMILYPKGNNKDDGSGFISMYVEIDSTSLLTTPPYEVFADLRFFVFNKTENKYYTIQYVESKLFNTIRTVWGLAQVLPLDTFNEPNNGYIFGGDQCEFGVDVIVSTPPTNWEIHSLHEELFQPKFXVQNFSKLNENCKESCNFSMEGNGEWVLKLYPKGDVASAEGKWLSLNLHLAQCEXLRESEKIFVQAQLRILDPRGSNHVTNKTAAWHNSSNLGWGFRKFVSLAELPKAYLDMDTLNVEIEFEVVSEAEYSSSMI